The genomic region CCTGAAAGGATGTCAAAAGATGGTAAAACCCCTGCCCACTGAGCTCCTGAACATGGGGTTGAATGGCCACCAGTGTTGTGGCTCTGTGCCCCCATGTCCCTTGTTGGGAGCTGGGGGTTCAATGCTGGGGGAGCGGTGGGAGCTCAGCCTGCCAGAGGGGACACATCATTAGGCTACAGAATaaagagaagcagaggaaagaggGCTCCTGTCACCCAGGGGTGAGTAGAATTCATAAGGCCTCAAGACACCAGCAACAAGCtcaaaagcagcagaggaagTTGGAGGCAGATTATTTATCTCTTTTGTAAGGCAAGTGACTAATTATACAAAGAAAGATcggggtttttttgaaagagaTTTGAAAGGTATCATGCAATATTGATACAGTAATTGTAGTTAATGCAGGTTTATAAGGcaagaggtaaaaaaaatgtaaatgtaaacATGGTGTTTTCTCCTTATTCTCCCTGTGGCTCTTCCTTTTGTCAGAAAGTTGCCTCAGTGCAGAAAGTTCCCTGTGAAACACCAAAATTCTTCCAGCTGGAGACAGTTTTAGGCTTCCACAGTATTTgttcagaaagagaaagaagatgtTGAGCTTAATCTCACTGAATTTCCATTGTCGGGTATTGTTGCTATTTATTTTACCCATTTTTCTTTcgaaggaagaagaagaagaaaaaaatccctgttaGAGGGAGCTGGATCAATACTAAGCAATTCTTTGTCAGGTAAAATAAGAACAATCATTAACCTTGTTGCTCATGAATGTAATGCAGGCTTCACCGTGTTATTAATAACCTTGGAGCTCTCTTCCTGCTGGGTGGctgggaaagaaaggagaaggtgTTTCATGAGATGGTTCAGGTATTTTGGTGATGGGGACTCTTCAGTTTGTTTACTTAGGTGTGGATTTGAGGCTGGATTATGGATATTATTTATAGATCCAGCCTCTCTCGGAGCAGCACATGAAGATAGTCCATGGCCATCCAGAAGAATATCTATAGAAACAGCTGATGTCATTGTccacaaaaaaatgaagttaaacTCAAATTGTCTGAAATTATTGTAAAGTTTTTAAGCTCTGACAAGTGATTGATCTCTCAAAGTTATCAGCAGTTTCAAATTCCAATCAAAATTTAGGTGAATGTTATAACTAGATTTGCTGTTACTTGCACTGCATTAAAAGGCGACTCTGCAGCTTGAGGTGCGGAAGAGTTTTTAAGCATGAGATGTTGAAATAATGAGgcagtatttatatatttgtatttatttacaaaatattcTAGCACAAGATCTTTCCCTGTTTCCACACAGCTCTTTTTTGTAGGAGTCCTTTCCTGTGCACAGGCACGAATCTTTTAATCTGCAGATCCAATTTCTATGAAAGGGACAATGTTGAGCTGCAAGTATGTGCtttatttcttgtttcctttccctgcacTAAGTGGTGCTTCTCAGCTGGACTCTTCTATTCATCTTTGTTGGCGCCACTGAGTGAGAGGATATGATGCATTCCTAGAAAACAGTAACATTTCTTTTTGCCTCATGCCTGATCAATGGTATTCCTTAAAACTTGAGTCTGGCCTTCTGAATTTTAGAGAGTATTGCGTTTTCTAAGAGGAATTTTGGCTGCTTTATGACTTCTCAAAGACTCTGCTGAGTTCTGCAGACTTAATGCTTCACCCTCAACTCCCCACATCTACTGAAAAACAGTCCCAGCTCATTTGCCCGTAGGAAGCTTTAGTGTTCAGTGGATTTTGATGCTTTTTATTGCTCTTGTTAGTCTCCTGTTGCTTCTTTAATTTGTTGTGTCTGTTAGTGCCCAGATTTGCAGCAAGCATTAGTTCATGCACAGAGCTGAGGTGCTGGGTCTGTATCCCAAGCCTCTTCCTTGGCAGAAGGGGAGGCAACAAGAGGCTGGATTTCTAAAAATCATCTACTTGATTTCTTACAAACTATTGGACCTTTGTTGGTGGTTTGGGTGGAATGAGTTCTGCTTCTGGGAGCACTTTGTCATTTCTGCCAGTACCTGAAGTGGGCTTAGCTTTCACCATGAGGCTCTTTCAAATGGGACCAGGTGATGCAGGAAAGATCTCTGGAACACATCAGCAGCACCAAAACAGACATGGTTTTAATAATCTTGGTATTTATGGGAGTACTAAGCTAAGGTACCTGCTCCAATCCTTCTGGCACACATCAAAAAAAGAATAGTGGACAGAGGTGTTTAATCAAACCATCACCAGAAGCTGCCATGTGGCAGAACCATGAGGTGGTACCTGGCCATATTAGTCCTCAAAGAGCAACCTGTAAAGTCTTGTTGGTGCTGTCAAGTGTGTGAGTGATGGGTTGGTGGAAAGCTGCTTCTCTCCTGGCTTCAACAGGGAACCAGAGGCAGCATGCACAGGGTTGGGGTGTCACACTCAGATTCAAACTGTGACTCCTTGCACAGGAGCTCTGTGCCTCGGGAGATTCCTCCAGGTTTGGGAGCCTTTCGAGCAGGTTGCTGtgcttttcccctcctcctgctgaaAATGGGGGACGTTGCAATGCTCTGATGCTTTACCTTCGGCTTTGAAGCTGCTTAAAAAGTTGCCTGGGAGCACCGAGAGCGTGTGTGTGAGTAGGGGGCAATTCCAAGGGGAGGGTCTCCAGTAACGAAGCGTTGTGTCTGCCCAGCTAGGTGAGAGCTGGGCAGGTTGTTATGACATAACTACTGGAGAGGGGGGGAGGAATTTGTGGCAGAGAGAGCGAGGgaagagagagtgagagagaagTGGAGTCTGCAGCACCCTGTCGGTGCTATCAGAGACAGGATCTGGCAGCTTTGGGGTGAGCTATCACCTCTGCGCTCCACCACTCCGAGCATCCTGGATCTCCAGCTCGAACGGGAGAGAGAGCCAGCGGCGGCAATCATGGCAACGCCAAAAGGGTTTATTTCTTCGCGACCTCTTGTTTCTCTCTGTCCTCAATAATTCACCCGAGGGCTTTTGTTTTCCCCGCTCCCCCTTCTCACTCTGTTTTTTGATGTGGAGAGAGGGCTCCGGCCAGCGTGTGTTTCGTTCGGCAGCTTTTTGCGGCGTGTTTTAAAGGGCTCTGAAAGGACCcgaggagagaaagaaagaaaagaggaggaaaaaaaaaaaccggCACAAAGTGGTGgcggggggaggaggaggaggcgaaGAGCGGGAGATCAAAGAAGAGAcggagggaaggagaaggcagCGGAGAGAAGACTTGGAGCGCGGTGCGTGCGGGGCGCGGTGTGCGGCGCGGGCGCGGTGGCCGGAGCGGGGTGCGGACCATGGGCTGGCGGCTGCTGCCCGCCCTGCTGCTCGCCCTGGCGctgcgcggccccgccgcccgggCGCAGAACGAGACGGAGCCCATCGTGCTGGAGGGCAAGTGCCTGGTGGTCTGCGACTCCAACCCGGCCCCCGACGCCAAGGGCTCGTCCTCGTCCCCGCTGGGCATCTCCGTGCGCGCCGCCAACTCCAAGGTCGCCTTCTCGGCCGTGCGGAGCACCAACCACGAGCCCTCCGAGATGAGCAACAAGACGCGCATCATCTACTTCGACCAGGTGAGCGGCGGCGCTGGGGGAGATCCCCGCGGGCTCGACGCCTTCCCCACACACCTCAACAGGTGCCGCCGCTTCCCTTTGAAAGTTGGGGAGCCGCGGGGAGCCCCTGGCGCGGTGGGAGCGGGAGGCTGCGGGTGCACAGCCCGGTTGCCCTCCGGGGCTGGGGCGGATGCGGGGACCGGGCGGCATCGGCAGTCCCCGGCACAGGGACCGCAGTAATTGCGGGGTGATGCGGGGACCGAGCCCCGGGACATGCCGCGGCCGCACCACTCGCTGGGCACCGATGAATGGACATGGCCAAAGGAGTCTTGGGGACCGCGGTTCTCAGGTGTGAGCAGCCCGTGTCGGTTTTAGTTGATTTGTGCAGCCTCTGAGtggggaaagaaagaatttcGAGGGAAAATCCTTAAACTTTCTCAGAACGCTCACAGGTCCACTACAGAGCTCCTCTCAGCTCAGCACTGATATTAAAGTGCAGGTCAGCACATATTTTAGTAGCAGCAAGTCCTGGGACAAGTCCAGAGTAACTGAGACTGATGGTTACTCTTCTTCCTACACCATGTTGTAATGAACAGTAATTGTCGTGACAACTGGCACCAGGTATGTCACACAGCATGATGCAGGGAGTGTAAAATTACCATAACCCTGTGGACATTCCTAGAGGCTGTGCCTGGCTCAAAAGAGCCTGAAAATATCACTTTAagtggaaagaaagcaaaatctAGCCATTACAGAAGATGTGTAGCATATGGATGATGCACTCATTTAATATGTTCCTCTCTGTTACTTGTCTCTGTTCAATCAATGCCAAATTCTTATTAGTGTTACAAAGCAACTGAAGCAGCAAAGGCTCACAGGCAGCTTTTGCTGGGATGTGCCAGGTATTTCAGTAACTGGCTGTAAATTAGGGAATGAACTGTATAATTTATGTACATCCTCCCTCACAGCTCGGTACTTTGAGGAAGGCAGAGTTGGCTTGTCCATGGCTTTTTAGCCAAAAGCCAGATGCCACTTCCTGAAGGAGTATTTTGATGTCCTTTGGGGGGAATAATGAACAAAAGTGtcttttcttcatcttctctAACCATGTATAGAAGAAAGGACTTGAAGGTATGACACAGTAGTGAagtaagaaataatttccaCCCTAGTTTGTTTGTAGTAAAGTTGTACTATAAATATAGCTAAATAACCATTCTATGAGTTATTCCAACTTCATTGAGAGAACAATGAATAAACCAGCTTAGATGTGGATTCGAAATTTTCCAGGGGGCAATGGTTTCTAAAGTTATACTCTGTATTTTTATCTAGCATTTGGTACTTGTATTAATTTCCatgttctgtttttttgtttgtagaTCCTGGTAAATGTGGGCAATTTTTTCACATTGGAGTCTGTCTTTGTATCACCAAGAAAAGGAATTTACAGTTTCAATTTTCACGTAATTAAAGTCTATCAGAGTCAAACAATTCAGGTACGTCGATCAAGTGTGATTATAAAAGCTTTTACTTAAATTGTTTGGAAATGGATCTTGACTGAACACAGGAATGTTTAACATGCTTTCAGTGCAAAATAGCTGAGTTTACAGCAACCTGTGGCATAGGTTTCCTGCAGCAGAGTGAATTAATTTCAGCTGAATAGCTGAGATAATGCAGGATCCTCACCTCAGATAAAATGCCACAGCTTCACTTCTCTCCGTAGGACTATCTGGGGTAATAGAAAGTGTTCAATAGAATGAATGGTCCAAGAGTAAAAGAGAGCTCTGAATTTCACTAAATTGCAGAAATACTATTGAAGCGCCATATTTTGCTACAGGTTGAAGTCACTGTGTGGAACACAGGAGTTCTGGGTGCCCACACCAGGTCTCACAGCTTTTGTACCATTCTGACCtggctggcagctcctggtgccagggagctggtgctgccctcAGTCTGCTGTGGGTCCAGGTTTGTCAACATGGTCTGCTTGTTCTGTAACCACACCAAAATGCTGTGTCTCTCTAGGGCTGTCTTCTAAGGAAACTTTATAGCAGTTTAAAGGGGTTTTTCACCATATAATGTATAAAAGATGTGTcatatattagaaaaaaaggaataattttgcaCTTTTTTCTGTAGCTTAATAGCAGCTGAGCTGcctaattaaatataaatatgtattagCTTAGAGGAAAAGCTTCTAAGTTCCTGAACATCCCCTTGCTGAGCCAACAGCAATTTCCTTGAAGTACTTTCCTTAATATTTATGCCAGGTCATGGATTTTCTGTGCCATACATCCTGGCTTTCTAGATCTGGAATAACATCTGTGGCTTCCTTTGTTTCCACCCATGAGACCACCAGACTCATAGAAGTATCTGttgcttttccctgctctctctTGCTCCTGGATATGCTTTTCAGTGTGCAAGGCTGAGATGAAATGAATTTCGGCAGGAGGAGTGATCAGACATTTCTTTGtggcagctctggctcctgggAAAAATGTAAATGGTGGAGAGGGCAGAGAGCTGGTGCAGGACAGTCACACTCCTGGTGGAATTTGCCTTCAGGTTACAGTATGAACTCCTAATTTCATCCAGATCAATGGCAAAAGCCTTAAGTGAAATACTCACCTCATGAAAATCTCTATAATGAGCTTATAAGCTGTTTAATGTGCTCCAACTTTGTTCTTTTCACTCTCTTAAAATGCTGAAGGTTGAAATGGCCACCAATAACTGTAGGACAGCCACTTCACtggatttaaaatacatattacCCAAGGAATATGCCAAGGCTTGGTTTCTGGAAGTCCAGCATGGACTTTGGTGTTTCACTTACCAGGGACTCAAACCTGGGAGTTTGGGGCTCATGACAGGGAATGTTCCAATCTGTGATATgacctgaaatatttcatagatCAAGAGTTTCTGAAGGGGTAAAAGTTTTGGCATAGTTAATGTGGGACCATCTGGGGCAA from Pithys albifrons albifrons isolate INPA30051 chromosome 18, PitAlb_v1, whole genome shotgun sequence harbors:
- the CBLN4 gene encoding cerebellin-4 isoform X2: MGWRLLPALLLALALRGPAARAQNETEPIVLEGKCLVVCDSNPAPDAKGSSSSPLGISVRAANSKVAFSAVRSTNHEPSEMSNKTRIIYFDQILVNVGNFFTLESVFVSPRKGIYSFNFHVIKVYQSQTIQVNLMLNGKPVISAFAGDKDVTREAATNGVLLYLDKEDKVYLKLEKGNLVGGWQYSTFSGFLVFPL
- the CBLN4 gene encoding cerebellin-4 isoform X1 — encoded protein: MGWRLLPALLLALALRGPAARAQNETEPIVLEGKCLVVCDSNPAPDAKGSSSSPLGISVRAANSKVAFSAVRSTNHEPSEMSNKTRIIYFDQILVNVGNFFTLESVFVSPRKGIYSFNFHVIKVYQSQTIQVNLMLNGKPVISAFAGDKDVTREAATNGVLLYLDKEDKVYLKLEKGVDSSSPLSHEDHFIIMGLMFLCWFFMGEYGFSLWILAPSELLRSFTEFPVFKYNIFGLRLKQTINIYT